In Endozoicomonas sp. GU-1, one DNA window encodes the following:
- a CDS encoding RAP domain-containing protein produces MDRGGAGISWKHTTSGHDYKRPDDHAGASGSGQYRYAPVRQVNVPRPYLRKHNECHPASDACSANHTSGHSIKPVHGFHALITPEKMAWLVRLSARYGDHYDGKTHSQFACSIKQYTSGAKRLLNQSEQCQLIPLLHDFKVTPGWTWRSLITMLHSFTSAGVLTPHKYMNKEDRETQAALLSNLLDTVIHKCNQKPETRDIDAQGTTNLLWALAKLVNNGLELEKTPKLKEAVAALLPRVKTKAESKAEKDHFKPQEIASLLWAMAKLVDNGLELKKTAQLKEAVVALLPQVKTKAESKAEKDHFDAQHIANLLWAVAKLVDNGLEWEKTTNFKEALAALLPQVKKKAEAKEEKDRFKTQEVANLYWAMAKLVDNGLALEKTPKLKEAVVALLPHLKAKAQSKEEKDNFIPQYISNLLWALAKLIDNGLELEKTPKLKEAVAALLPKVKNKAESKEDKDHFMPQHITNLLWAVAKMVDNGLELNKTAKLREAVAALLPHVKIKAESKEEKDHFMPQHISNLLWAMAKLVDNGLELTKTAKLQAALVALLPQVKIKAESKEEKDHFKSQAVANLLWALAKLMDNGLGNKPKLNEVVAALLPQVKTKAESKKEKDHFNTQGSINLLWALATLMNDGLVLEKTAKLKEVVSVLLYHVKTKAESKEERDDFNTPGTINLLWAMAKLGEAIELNMVQSMFDFLVDRISKNPQLSQQNISMSLWGVMVFCARFYLDSGSNDKHSLEKHIGELFSCLVNTPPGNIQVQSVIAMAASWLGRACPVVPHYQTDISELQSTFRDQLQSSLPLLKIEEEKSLNSLPPVDLLLPDYNTVIDVQGPFHYVSADFKTRNGSTLLKIALLQKLGFEFIEIPVNELDNQESMKTVIEQIKSKLAILPEAHGPVSLNSSEWAADEAYFTADDGGQFSDDCYFTAEEYLEEQIKKPKKRKRKRKKPAKTAAC; encoded by the coding sequence ATGGACAGAGGTGGTGCTGGTATAAGTTGGAAACACACAACTTCAGGCCATGATTACAAACGACCGGATGATCATGCCGGTGCTTCAGGGAGTGGGCAATACAGGTATGCCCCGGTCAGGCAGGTGAATGTGCCACGCCCCTATCTCCGGAAGCATAATGAATGTCACCCTGCTTCTGACGCCTGCTCTGCTAACCATACATCAGGACATTCAATAAAACCTGTTCACGGTTTTCATGCCCTCATCACACCAGAAAAAATGGCTTGGCTGGTGAGGCTATCTGCTCGTTATGGTGATCACTATGATGGTAAAACACACAGTCAATTTGCCTGTTCAATCAAACAATACACATCAGGGGCAAAACGATTATTAAATCAAAGTGAACAATGCCAACTGATACCATTGTTGCACGATTTTAAAGTGACACCCGGGTGGACCTGGCGAAGCCTGATAACAATGCTTCATTCATTTACTTCAGCGGGTGTTTTGACCCCTCATAAATACATGAACAAGGAGGATAGGGAAACTCAAGCCGCTTTACTGTCAAACTTACTTGATACAGTAATACATAAGTGCAACCAAAAACCTGAAACCAGGGATATTGATGCACAAGGTACCACCAACCTGCTGTGGGCCCTGGCGAAACTGGTGAACAATGGGCTGGAGCTGGAGAAAACACCGAAGCTCAAAGAGGCCGTGGCCGCGCTGTTGCCCCGGGTAAAAACCAAAGCCGAATCAAAAGCAGAGAAAGACCATTTCAAACCGCAGGAAATCGCGAGCCTGCTGTGGGCCATGGCGAAATTGGTGGACAACGGACTAGAGCTAAAGAAGACAGCGCAGCTCAAAGAGGCCGTAGTCGCACTGTTGCCCCAGGTAAAAACCAAAGCCGAATCAAAAGCAGAGAAAGACCACTTTGATGCCCAGCATATCGCCAACCTGCTGTGGGCGGTGGCGAAATTGGTGGACAACGGGCTGGAGTGGGAGAAGACAACGAACTTCAAAGAGGCCCTGGCTGCGCTGCTGCCCCAGGTGAAAAAGAAAGCCGAAGCAAAAGAAGAGAAAGACCGTTTCAAGACACAGGAAGTCGCCAATCTATATTGGGCCATGGCAAAACTGGTGGACAATGGGCTGGCGCTGGAGAAGACACCGAAGCTCAAAGAGGCTGTGGTCGCATTGTTGCCCCATTTGAAAGCCAAAGCCCAATCAAAAGAAGAGAAGGATAACTTTATTCCTCAGTATATCTCCAACCTGCTGTGGGCCCTGGCGAAACTGATAGATAACGGGCTGGAACTGGAGAAGACACCAAAGCTCAAAGAGGCCGTGGCCGCGCTGCTGCCCAAGGTGAAAAACAAAGCCGAATCAAAAGAAGATAAAGACCATTTTATGCCACAGCATATCACCAATCTGCTGTGGGCCGTGGCGAAAATGGTGGACAACGGGCTGGAGCTGAATAAGACAGCGAAACTCAGAGAGGCCGTGGCCGCGCTATTACCCCATGTGAAAATCAAAGCCGAATCAAAAGAAGAGAAAGACCACTTTATGCCTCAACACATCTCCAACCTGCTGTGGGCCATGGCGAAATTGGTGGACAACGGACTGGAGCTGACGAAGACAGCGAAGCTCCAAGCGGCCTTGGTTGCACTGCTGCCTCAGGTGAAAATCAAAGCCGAATCAAAAGAAGAGAAAGACCACTTCAAGTCACAGGCAGTCGCCAACCTGCTGTGGGCACTGGCGAAACTGATGGATAACGGGCTGGGGAACAAACCGAAGCTCAATGAGGTCGTGGCCGCACTGTTGCCCCAGGTAAAAACCAAAGCTGAATCCAAAAAAGAGAAAGACCACTTCAACACTCAAGGTAGCATCAACCTGCTGTGGGCCTTGGCAACACTGATGAACGACGGGCTGGTGCTGGAGAAGACAGCGAAGCTTAAAGAGGTGGTGTCTGTGCTGTTGTATCATGTGAAAACCAAAGCGGAATCAAAAGAAGAGAGAGACGATTTCAACACTCCGGGTACCATCAACCTGCTGTGGGCCATGGCGAAACTGGGTGAGGCCATTGAGCTGAACATGGTTCAATCTATGTTCGATTTTCTTGTCGACAGAATCAGTAAAAACCCTCAACTCTCTCAGCAAAATATATCGATGTCGCTCTGGGGAGTCATGGTATTTTGTGCCAGGTTTTATCTGGACTCAGGCAGCAATGATAAACACTCGCTTGAAAAGCACATAGGTGAACTATTTTCCTGCCTGGTCAATACACCCCCGGGCAATATACAGGTTCAATCCGTCATTGCCATGGCCGCAAGCTGGCTTGGCAGAGCGTGTCCGGTGGTCCCCCATTACCAGACAGACATTTCTGAATTGCAATCCACTTTCCGTGATCAACTCCAATCAAGCCTTCCGTTGTTGAAGATTGAAGAAGAAAAGAGTCTGAACTCATTACCTCCGGTTGACCTGCTGTTGCCAGATTACAACACGGTTATCGATGTTCAGGGACCTTTTCATTACGTGAGTGCTGATTTCAAAACCAGGAATGGTTCGACTTTGTTGAAAATCGCCCTGCTGCAGAAATTGGGATTTGAGTTCATTGAAATCCCGGTGAACGAGCTTGATAACCAGGAGTCAATGAAAACAGTTATTGAGCAAATAAAGTCAAAGTTAGCCATCCTGCCAGAAGCTCATGGCCCTGTGTCACTTAACAGCAGCGAGTGGGCGGCAGATGAGGCATATTTTACGGCCGATGATGGAGGGCAATTTTCAGATGACTGTTATTTTACCGCTGAAGAATATTTAGAAGAGCAAATAAAAAAGCCCAAAAAAAGAAAAAGGAAAAGGAAAAAGCCAGCAAAAACTGCTGCCTGCTGA
- a CDS encoding RAP domain-containing protein: MDIGGSGISWKYTTSGNDYKRPDDNAGASGSGQYRYGTVRQVSAPFPYIIQMHNTCHTASDACSANHPPGHSIKPVHGFNALITPEKMDWLVRVSARYGDHYDGKKHSQFACSIKQYTSGAKRLLNQSEQCQLIPLLHDFKVTSGWTWRSLTTTLHSLTSAGVLTPYEHMNKGVSETQAALLSNLLDAVIHTCNQKPETWDIDAQGAANLLWALVKLVDNGLDLHKTAKLKEAVVALLPHVQTKAEAKGEKDHFIPQHIAILLRAMAKLVDNGLKLEKTPKLKETVVALLPHVTTNADSKKGHFNAQGTANLLWAVAKLVDSGLKLKKTPKLKEAVAALLYQVTTKANSKQEEDLFNPQEVTNLLWAVTKLVDNGLELEKTPKLKEAVVALLPHVKTKAEAKEEKDQFNTQGIANLLWALAKLVDYGLELKKTAQLKEALAALLPYVKTKAEAKEEKDHFKPQGVANLLWAVAKLVDNGLELEKTPKLKEAVAALLPYVKSKAEAKEEKDGFKPQGVANLLWAVAKLVDSGLELEKTPKLKEAVAALLPHVKSKAEAKEEKGRLKAQAIVNLLWAVAKLVDNGLELEKTPKLKETVTTLLPHVKSKAESEKGYFIPQHLANLLWALAKLVDNGLELEKTPKLKEVVIVLLPYVTTKAESKKEKDHFKPQEVANLLWAVVKLVGNGLELEKTAKLKEALAALLYHVKTKVEAKEERSQFTTQGTVNLLWALAKLGEAIEPNLIKSTFDFLVDRISKNPQLSEQNISLSLWGVMVFCARVYLDSGRNNKNPLEKHIGELFVRLGNTATDNIEAQTVIAMAASWLGRACPVVPHYRIVISEPQSAFRDQLQASLPSLTIEEEKSLNSLPPVDLLLPDYNTVIAVQGPSHYVSGDFNTRNGSTLLKIALLQKLGFEVIEIPVNKIDNQESMKMVIEQVKAKLAILPEAHDSVSLNSGEWAADEAYFTADDGGQFSDDCYFTAEEYSEEQTGKPKRKRKRKKLVKTQLHKH, encoded by the coding sequence ATGGACATAGGTGGTTCTGGTATAAGTTGGAAGTACACAACATCAGGTAATGATTATAAACGACCAGATGATAATGCCGGTGCTTCAGGGAGCGGGCAATACAGATACGGCACAGTCAGGCAGGTGAGTGCACCATTCCCCTATATCATCCAGATGCATAATACATGCCATACTGCTTCTGACGCCTGCTCTGCTAACCATCCACCGGGACATTCAATAAAACCTGTTCATGGTTTTAATGCCCTCATCACACCAGAAAAAATGGATTGGCTGGTGAGGGTATCTGCTCGTTATGGTGATCACTATGATGGTAAAAAACACAGTCAATTTGCCTGTTCAATCAAACAATACACATCAGGGGCAAAACGATTATTAAATCAAAGTGAACAATGCCAACTGATACCATTGTTGCACGATTTTAAAGTGACATCCGGTTGGACCTGGCGAAGCCTGACAACAACGCTTCATTCATTGACTTCCGCGGGTGTTTTGACCCCTTATGAACACATGAACAAGGGGGTTAGTGAAACTCAGGCCGCTTTACTGTCAAATTTACTTGATGCAGTAATACATACGTGCAACCAAAAACCTGAAACCTGGGATATTGATGCACAAGGTGCCGCCAACCTGCTGTGGGCCCTGGTAAAACTGGTGGACAATGGGCTGGATCTGCACAAGACAGCGAAGCTCAAAGAAGCCGTGGTCGCACTGTTGCCACATGTGCAAACCAAAGCCGAAGCAAAAGGAGAAAAAGATCACTTTATTCCTCAGCATATCGCCATCCTGTTGCGGGCCATGGCGAAGCTGGTGGACAACGGGCTGAAACTGGAGAAAACACCGAAGCTCAAAGAGACCGTGGTCGCGCTGTTGCCTCATGTGACAACCAACGCCGATTCAAAGAAGGGGCACTTCAACGCTCAGGGTACCGCCAACCTGCTGTGGGCCGTGGCGAAACTGGTGGACAGCGGGCTGAAACTGAAGAAAACACCGAAGCTGAAAGAGGCCGTGGCTGCTCTGTTGTACCAAGTGACAACCAAAGCCAATTCAAAACAAGAGGAAGACCTCTTCAATCCACAGGAAGTCACCAATCTACTGTGGGCGGTGACGAAACTGGTGGACAATGGTCTGGAGCTGGAGAAAACACCGAAGCTGAAAGAAGCCGTGGTTGCGCTGTTACCCCATGTGAAAACCAAAGCCGAAGCAAAAGAAGAGAAAGACCAATTCAATACTCAGGGTATCGCCAACCTGCTGTGGGCCTTGGCGAAACTGGTGGATTACGGGTTGGAGCTGAAGAAGACAGCGCAGCTCAAAGAGGCTCTGGCCGCGCTGTTGCCCTATGTGAAAACCAAAGCCGAAGCAAAAGAAGAGAAAGACCACTTCAAGCCACAGGGAGTCGCCAACCTGCTGTGGGCGGTAGCGAAACTCGTTGACAACGGGCTGGAGCTGGAGAAGACACCGAAGCTGAAAGAGGCCGTGGCCGCCCTGTTGCCCTATGTGAAAAGCAAAGCCGAAGCAAAAGAAGAGAAAGACGGCTTCAAGCCACAGGGCGTCGCCAACCTGCTGTGGGCGGTAGCGAAACTCGTTGACAGCGGGCTGGAGCTGGAGAAGACACCGAAGCTGAAAGAGGCCGTGGCCGCGCTGTTGCCCCATGTGAAAAGCAAAGCCGAAGCAAAAGAAGAGAAAGGCCGTTTGAAAGCTCAAGCTATCGTGAACCTGCTGTGGGCCGTGGCGAAACTGGTGGACAACGGGCTGGAGCTGGAGAAGACACCGAAGCTCAAAGAGACTGTGACCACTCTGCTGCCTCATGTGAAAAGCAAAGCCGAATCAGAGAAAGGCTACTTTATTCCTCAGCATCTCGCCAACCTGCTGTGGGCTTTGGCGAAACTGGTGGACAACGGGCTGGAACTTGAGAAAACACCAAAACTCAAAGAAGTCGTCATCGTGCTGCTGCCCTATGTGACAACCAAAGCCGAATCAAAAAAAGAGAAAGACCACTTCAAGCCACAGGAAGTCGCCAACCTGCTGTGGGCCGTGGTGAAACTGGTGGGCAATGGGCTCGAGCTGGAGAAGACAGCAAAGCTCAAAGAGGCTCTGGCCGCGCTATTGTACCATGTGAAAACCAAAGTCGAGGCAAAAGAAGAGAGAAGTCAGTTCACTACTCAAGGTACCGTCAATCTGCTGTGGGCCCTGGCGAAACTGGGTGAGGCCATTGAGCCGAACCTGATTAAGTCTACGTTCGATTTTCTTGTTGACCGAATCAGTAAAAACCCTCAACTCTCTGAGCAAAATATATCGCTGTCGCTCTGGGGAGTCATGGTATTTTGTGCCAGAGTTTATCTGGATTCAGGCAGGAATAATAAAAACCCGCTGGAAAAGCACATAGGTGAACTATTTGTTCGCCTGGGAAATACCGCCACGGACAATATAGAGGCTCAAACCGTCATTGCCATGGCCGCAAGTTGGCTTGGCAGAGCATGTCCGGTGGTCCCTCATTACCGGATCGTCATTTCCGAACCACAATCCGCTTTCCGTGATCAACTCCAAGCAAGCCTTCCATCTTTGACGATAGAAGAAGAAAAGAGTCTGAACTCATTACCTCCGGTTGACCTGCTGCTGCCAGATTACAACACGGTTATTGCCGTTCAGGGACCTTCTCATTACGTGAGTGGTGATTTCAACACCAGGAATGGTTCGACTTTGTTGAAAATCGCCCTGCTGCAAAAATTAGGATTTGAGGTTATTGAAATCCCGGTGAACAAGATTGATAACCAGGAGTCAATGAAAATGGTTATTGAGCAAGTGAAGGCAAAGTTAGCCATCCTGCCAGAAGCTCATGACTCTGTGTCTCTTAACAGCGGCGAGTGGGCGGCAGATGAGGCATATTTTACGGCCGATGATGGAGGCCAATTTTCAGATGACTGTTATTTTACCGCCGAAGAGTATTCAGAAGAGCAAACAGGTAAACCAAAAAGAAAAAGGAAGAGAAAAAAGCTGGTAAAAACTCAATTACACAAGCACTGA
- a CDS encoding RAP domain-containing protein gives MDRGGAGVCQPGWKYTASGNDFKKPDDHAGASGSGQYRSGTVRQVQVPLRYTQKRNEFDPASDACSAHHPPGHSIKSVDGFNALITPEIKDWLTGGSARYGDRYDGRNHGQFACSIKQYTSGSKRPLNHSEQRQLLPLLHDFKVTPGWSWRSLTTTLHSLTSAGVFTPHKYMNEGNREIQAALLSTLLDALILKCNQKTVGSDVDIQGITNQLWALAKLVNNGLELKKTPKLKEAVSALLPLVQFKAESKVEHFMPQEVANLLWAMAKLVGNGLKLDNTPKLEEAVAALLPRVKTKADAKKDQFKPQEVSNLLWAVAKLVDNGLKLEKMPNLKNVVAALLPQVKNKAESKQEKDHLHAQTIANLLWALAKLVDHGLELEKTVQLKEAVTALLLHVKTRAEAKQEKDLFIPQHIANLLWALAKLVDNGLTLEKTTKLKEAVAALLPLVTTKAESKQEKDHFTPQHISNLLWAMAKLVDNGLKLEKTVKLTEAVAALLPHVTTKAESTAEKDQFVPRHIANLLWVMAKLVENGLENTPKLKETVAVLLSRVKINAESKEEKDHFKPQGISNLLWSFAKLVDNGLELEETGQLKDAVVALLPHVKTKAESTEEKGHFTTQGAINLLWALAILLDNGPVLDQTAKFEEAVPALLYHVKIKAESKEERDDFNTQCTVNLLWALAKLGEAIELNLVQSTFDFLVDRISKNPRLSQQNISMSLWGVMVFSARFYLGSGSNDKNPLEKHIGKLFSRLENTCPDNTEVKTVMAMAASWLGKVCPVVPDYQIFISELQATFRDQLQSSLPFLQIEEEKSLNSLPPVDLLLPDYNMVIDVQGPFHYVSGDFKTRNGTTLLKITLLQKLGFEVVEIPVNKLNNQDSRKIVIEQLKTKLAIPPEAHGSVLPDREEEAADEVYFTANEDGQCSDDCYFTAEEYLEEKTGKSKRKRKRKKPVKTHLLKRQLHRS, from the coding sequence ATGGACAGAGGCGGTGCCGGTGTTTGTCAACCTGGTTGGAAATACACAGCTTCAGGTAATGATTTTAAAAAACCGGATGACCATGCCGGTGCTTCAGGGAGTGGGCAATACCGGTCTGGCACAGTCAGGCAGGTGCAAGTGCCGCTACGCTATACCCAAAAGCGTAATGAATTTGATCCCGCTTCTGATGCCTGCTCTGCTCACCATCCGCCAGGCCATTCAATAAAATCTGTTGATGGTTTTAATGCCCTTATTACTCCAGAAATAAAGGATTGGCTGACGGGGGGATCTGCTCGTTATGGTGATCGCTATGATGGTAGAAATCATGGTCAATTTGCCTGTTCAATCAAACAGTACACCTCAGGGTCAAAACGACCATTAAATCATAGTGAACAACGTCAACTTCTACCATTGCTACACGATTTTAAAGTGACGCCGGGGTGGTCCTGGCGAAGTCTGACAACAACGCTGCATTCACTGACTTCCGCAGGTGTTTTTACCCCTCATAAATACATGAATGAGGGGAATAGGGAAATTCAAGCTGCTTTACTGTCAACGTTACTTGATGCATTAATCCTTAAGTGCAACCAGAAAACTGTAGGCAGTGATGTAGATATACAAGGTATCACCAACCAGCTGTGGGCCCTTGCGAAACTGGTGAACAATGGGCTGGAGCTGAAGAAGACACCGAAGCTGAAAGAGGCTGTGAGTGCGCTGTTGCCCCTTGTGCAATTCAAAGCTGAATCAAAAGTAGAGCACTTCATGCCACAGGAAGTCGCCAACCTGCTATGGGCCATGGCAAAACTGGTGGGCAATGGGCTGAAACTGGACAATACGCCGAAGCTCGAAGAGGCCGTGGCCGCGCTGTTGCCCCGGGTGAAAACCAAAGCTGATGCAAAAAAAGACCAATTCAAGCCACAGGAAGTCAGCAATCTACTGTGGGCCGTGGCGAAACTGGTGGACAATGGGCTGAAGCTGGAGAAGATGCCGAATCTCAAAAATGTTGTGGCTGCGTTGTTGCCCCAGGTGAAAAACAAAGCCGAATCAAAACAAGAGAAAGACCACTTGCACGCTCAAACTATCGCAAATCTGCTGTGGGCGTTGGCGAAACTGGTGGATCACGGGTTGGAGCTGGAGAAGACAGTGCAGCTCAAAGAGGCCGTGACCGCGCTGTTGCTTCATGTGAAAACCAGGGCCGAAGCAAAACAAGAGAAAGACCTGTTTATCCCTCAGCATATCGCCAACCTGCTGTGGGCCCTGGCGAAACTGGTGGACAACGGTCTGACACTGGAGAAGACAACGAAGTTGAAAGAGGCCGTGGCCGCGCTATTACCCCTTGTGACAACCAAAGCCGAATCAAAACAAGAGAAAGACCACTTTACTCCTCAGCATATCTCTAACCTGCTGTGGGCCATGGCTAAGCTGGTGGACAACGGGCTCAAGCTGGAGAAAACAGTGAAGCTCACAGAGGCCGTGGCCGCGTTATTACCCCATGTGACAACCAAAGCTGAATCAACAGCAGAGAAAGACCAGTTTGTGCCTCGGCATATCGCTAATCTGCTGTGGGTCATGGCGAAACTGGTGGAGAACGGGCTGGAGAATACTCCGAAGCTGAAAGAGACCGTGGCCGTGCTGTTGTCCCGTGTGAAAATCAACGCGGAATCAAAAGAAGAGAAAGACCACTTCAAGCCACAGGGAATCTCCAACTTACTGTGGTCTTTTGCCAAGCTGGTAGACAATGGGCTGGAGCTGGAGGAGACTGGGCAGCTGAAAGACGCCGTAGTCGCGTTGTTGCCCCATGTGAAAACCAAAGCCGAATCAACAGAAGAGAAAGGCCACTTCACCACTCAAGGTGCCATCAACCTGCTTTGGGCCCTGGCAATACTGTTGGACAATGGACCGGTGTTGGATCAGACAGCGAAGTTTGAAGAGGCCGTGCCTGCGCTGCTGTATCATGTGAAAATCAAAGCTGAATCAAAAGAAGAGAGAGACGACTTCAACACTCAATGTACCGTCAACCTGCTGTGGGCGCTGGCGAAACTGGGTGAGGCCATTGAGTTGAACCTGGTTCAATCTACGTTCGATTTTCTTGTTGACAGAATCAGCAAAAACCCTCGACTCTCTCAGCAAAATATATCCATGTCACTCTGGGGAGTCATGGTATTCAGTGCCAGATTTTATCTGGGCTCAGGTAGCAATGATAAAAACCCGCTTGAAAAGCACATAGGTAAACTTTTTTCTCGCCTTGAAAATACCTGTCCGGACAATACAGAGGTTAAAACCGTCATGGCCATGGCCGCAAGTTGGCTTGGAAAAGTGTGCCCGGTGGTCCCCGATTACCAGATATTCATTTCAGAATTACAAGCCACTTTCCGCGACCAACTCCAGTCAAGCCTTCCGTTTTTGCAGATAGAAGAAGAAAAGAGTCTGAACTCATTACCCCCGGTTGACCTGCTATTGCCAGATTACAACATGGTGATCGACGTTCAGGGACCTTTTCATTACGTGAGTGGTGATTTCAAAACCAGGAATGGCACGACGTTACTGAAAATCACCCTGCTGCAGAAATTGGGATTTGAGGTTGTTGAAATCCCGGTGAACAAACTTAACAACCAGGATTCAAGGAAAATCGTTATTGAGCAACTCAAGACAAAGTTAGCCATCCCGCCAGAGGCCCATGGTTCTGTGTTACCTGACAGGGAAGAGGAGGCGGCAGATGAAGTATATTTTACTGCCAATGAAGACGGACAATGTTCAGATGACTGTTATTTTACTGCCGAAGAGTATTTAGAAGAGAAAACAGGTAAATCAAAAAGAAAAAGGAAGAGAAAAAAGCCGGTAAAAACCCATTTACTCAAGCGGCAATTACACAGGAGTTGA